One part of the Lotus japonicus ecotype B-129 chromosome 2, LjGifu_v1.2 genome encodes these proteins:
- the LOC130736223 gene encoding uncharacterized protein LOC130736223, translating to MPTRVNLRNKKIDVDPSCFVCGEEEETFEHLFLRCNISRSCWFVKLGIRVEPGTLLIDFIRKVLVQRDVWFVTEVQNMLYCLWEARNTWLFEERKFDFTIIIAQMQTLGYVALLVTRMVEGTARGSLVWSIPSPSTVKVNTDASLGRDKLAGFGYVACDAEGEVLAAGSTYPTMASSSTIAEALCLWWAMEISSQLGFRRVQFETDSLELYYAWKKGTWRSILFSIIHDCMSFMGLFDFVTLSFVRRQGNNCADFMAWNASTLVLTKNIEVRYGT from the coding sequence ATGCCCACACGCGTAAACTTGCGGAACAAGAAAATTGATGTGGATCCGAGCTGCTTTGTTtgtggtgaggaggaggagactTTCGAGCACCTTTTCCTTCGCTGCAATATCTCACGGAGCTGCTGGTTTGTCAAGCTTGGTATTCGAGTGGAGCCAGGTACACTTTTAATTGACTTCATTAGAAAGGTTCTGGTACAGAGGGACGTGTGGTTTGTAACAGAGGTGCAAAACATGTTATATTGTTTGTGGGAAGCTAGGAATACGTGGCTGTTTGAGGAGAGGAAATTTGACTTTACCATCATCATTGCACAAATGCAGACCTTGGGCTATGTAGCACTGCTTGTAACTCGTATGGTTGAGGGAACAGCTCGAGGGAGTTTAGTTTGGAGCATACCATCACCTTCCACTGTAAAAGTGAACACGGATGCATCCTTGGGTCGTGATAAATTAGCTGGCTTTGGGTATGTGGCGTGTGATGCTGAGGGAGAAGTTCTTGCAGCGGGTTCTACCTACCCAACGATGGCTTCGTCTTCAACTATTGCAGAGGCTCTTTGCCTTTGGTGGGCTATGGAGATTTCTTCTCAGTTGGGGTTCCGGCGTGTCCAGTTTGAGACGGATTCTTTGGAGCTGTACTATGCTTGGAAGAAGGGCACATGGAgatctattttattttctattattcaTGATTGTATGAGTTTTATGGGTTTATTTGACTTTGTTACTTTATCCTTTGTCCGAAGACAAGGAAACAATTGTGCTGATTTTATGGCTTGGAATGCCTCTACTCTTGTTCTAACCAAGAACATAGAGGTGAGgtatggtacctag